Genomic DNA from Shouchella patagoniensis:
AATAATAAACCCAAAAAGATGTGCATGGTCTTTTACCCACTTGCCTTCTTTAGTTTCACCAAATTCCTGACTTAGAGCATAATTAATAGAAGCACTAGAAACATCCATTGCAAGTCCTGTCTGGTGTTCGCTATGTCCTGGCATTGCAACCAGACTTTGGTTTTCTCCTTGAACCGATTGGGCTTCCTCATATAATTCCTCTTGTCGTTCATAGGAACGAAAACCAGAAACCGCATACAAAATAACCCCGTTATCTTCTGCTGCTTTAAACAATTGTTCAAGTGAATTTGCTGCATCCTCTCTTATATAGCGACGATCGTCGATGTGGTCAAAAGAAAAACGAATATTCGGAACAACTAAATCTTCCGGTTTATAATCGGCAGGCAATTTAAAATCCCTATTTACATTTGCTACAAAATTGTCGGGGTTCATTATTGTTGATTGACCACTCACCTCTATTATCTCATTAAAAAGATGAGCTTGAAGATACATTGGATCCTCTTCGATAAGTGAGTTGTTTTTTACACCGGGGTTTTCTTTTAATGGCAACTTGGTCGTACTATCTATCCCAGAACAACCTGTAGTTAGAAGCATAATACAGATAAGTGCCCTCGTTGATTTAGACATAAGATTACCTTCCTCATAGTCATATGATCTCTTCACTATATCATAGCTTGTCTAGATCAAGAATTCTTTTCATGAAGGCACGCTTTTGTCATTCGGCATTTTAAACTGTCCCTTCTCATCATCGCCTTTATTTTATGTGAATACATTCACCATTATGTTAAAGTGCACTGGACATTACTATCCAATTTTTAGGAGCGGAAGGTTAATTATTACTACCCTACATTTTTTTATTTAAAACATTATTCAAGCTTAATGATTTAAACTATTATGTGTAAACCGAACAGATTCGGGTATCAATTTAATATGAGTTAAATAAGGAGGCGCATTTTAATGTCTAGAGAACGTTATTTTGTTACAGTTGATATGGCTATGATGCAAATTTCTACTTTCAAAACACCCGATAATACGATTCAATATGAGATTTATGCCACAAATAATGAAGTAGATAAAATTGAAGCATTAATTGAACAGATCAAATCAAATGACTTTCGACAGGAAGAGCTTTTTCAGCGGCCTTTTCAGGAAAAGAAAGCAGATGAAGACAAAGAATCAACTGATAACGAGCTTCAAGAATTGTTTAAAGTAATTTATGATTTAGGCACAATTGAAACAAAAGAAGTGGTTAAAGATTTAAAATAAATTTCATTATTTAAGACGAACTGTTCATTTCAGCAGTTCGTTTTTTTGTTTTTATGATACAATTTAGATAACGCTTTCATAAAGGTGGTTAAAATAATGGAAATGAATGGTCTTATGGGCGGTATATATAGAGCCGCCGAATGGATTATGAGGTTAGCCGCACTTAATTTACTATGGATTGGTTTTACTCTTGCAGGGTTAGTAGTAGGTGGATTGTTTCCTGCTACTCAAGCTTCCTTTGCACTAACAAGACAATGGATAAGAGGCGAGAGTGATCTGCCCTTATTTAAGACATTTCTTACTTATTTCAAAAAAGATTATTGGAAAGTTCAGAAGATCGGCTTCATCCTAACCATTGTTGGTTTTGTACTTATCGTCGACATATTATTTGTTTATAATCACACAAACCCATATATTACAATGCTTTCATTACCACTCTTGCTGCTTTGCCTGCTTTATGCCCTAACCTGTTTTTATGCATTCAGTGTCTTTGTTCATTATGAACTAAGTATAAGCCAACTGCTAAAACATGCCATCTTACACGCAGTTGTACGCCCATTTTTAAGTATTACTATGCTTCTTTCGCTAGCAGCTCTATCATTTCTAATGCTTCAGTTCCCTGGTGTTCTTCCATTTTTTGGTGTATCCATTCCAATATTTATACTTATGTGGTTTTCTCACTTCGGTTTTATCCGAAATGAAGAAAAACAAAAAAGTCAAGCCGCCTAATACAATCTATATCCAAAGTGTGCTCGCTATTGAGAGTACACTTTTTTGTTCTGATTTTAAGTTCCGTCTTTTCCATTCTTGTTCAAACCGTTTTAACGCCTCTGGTCCTGTATCATCAGCCAGTCGGAATGTACCATAATGCATTGGG
This window encodes:
- a CDS encoding M15 family metallopeptidase — encoded protein: MSKSTRALICIMLLTTGCSGIDSTTKLPLKENPGVKNNSLIEEDPMYLQAHLFNEIIEVSGQSTIMNPDNFVANVNRDFKLPADYKPEDLVVPNIRFSFDHIDDRRYIREDAANSLEQLFKAAEDNGVILYAVSGFRSYERQEELYEEAQSVQGENQSLVAMPGHSEHQTGLAMDVSSASINYALSQEFGETKEGKWVKDHAHLFGFIIRYPEGKEEVTGYSYEPWHLRYVGDIANDIYVREYTLEEYLEIVKKM
- a CDS encoding YesL family protein produces the protein MEMNGLMGGIYRAAEWIMRLAALNLLWIGFTLAGLVVGGLFPATQASFALTRQWIRGESDLPLFKTFLTYFKKDYWKVQKIGFILTIVGFVLIVDILFVYNHTNPYITMLSLPLLLLCLLYALTCFYAFSVFVHYELSISQLLKHAILHAVVRPFLSITMLLSLAALSFLMLQFPGVLPFFGVSIPIFILMWFSHFGFIRNEEKQKSQAA